The stretch of DNA AAGAAGAAGCCGCAGAAGTGGTCCACGGGGATGGAGCCGGGGTCGTACGGCGGCGGCCCGACCACCATCAAGCCGCGCAAGTACTGGATGGGGAAGGAGGACCGCGACCCCATTGGCAACACCGACGACTTCATCTGGAACAAGAACTTCCTCCCCCACATGGAGCGCGTCATCGCCAACGGCGGTACGGACACGCCCGCCACCATCCCCCGCGTCACGCCGGTAAGCCCATTCCCGCCCCCGGCCGGGCAGCAAGCAAGCGCTCGTCTTAGTCCCGCTCTCTAGCATAAATGTTCTGCAGTGGGGTAAGCTCCTGACCAAGCAATTCGTTTGAGCAGGCGGACGAGGACTCAGGGTTTCTAAGCTTCAACCGCGCAATGGACCTTGACAGGTTACTCTAACCTCACCTCACCTCACCTCATCTGCTCCTCACTTGGTGTCCCGACATCGTTTCGCCAGGTTTTGTAACTTAGGGTGTGCATTGTAGTGTGGATGTTGATCTGAGCAAGGAGCTTATGGCACCGGCCAAGTCAATCTTGCAGACGCAGCTCAAGGCTGCCCGCCGTGGTCGATCCACTAGCGTTGAGGTTATTCGATCAAATGCCTTGCCCTCAGAATGTAGCCTTATTCTCTTGCCTCTTGGGGCTCTCAATGAGTTGGGTTCTTGGAATTCGAATGTAGGCTGTCAATAGACCCACCTACATTAGATGGAAGCTAGCTCCGACTCGACGGGAGCAGGAGCAATGGGACCGAGCGACCAGGGCAACCACCGGTGGCATTGTAAGCTGTTGCAATTCTATAACTGACTTGCTGTTAATAATCTCTAGATATCCGTTGATGTGTGCATGTGAGACACTTCTAACAAAAATTTCACCATGTTCACATTTATAACATACATATGATGGTGTAATACCCCTTCTCTAATTTTTTATTTTGGATTTTGGTCCTCTTTTAGGATGTCATACTAAGGGAGTCGCAGCAGAAAGTGCAGCTGAAAGGGGACCCTAAGGTGGTGGCAGCTGAGGCCAGAGAGCAATACCTGAAGGTAATATCTCTTTTAAGTCAATATCAGGATCGAGTACTGCTAGTTTCCTCCCTGTTCACCATCAACACGAACTATACCTTTTGGAGTTGTACTTTGCCAAGTGCTCAAGGTCCAAGTGTTCTTCAAGAATGAAATATGCACAAATTTGTGTTACTTTATTACTGATACTGAGGGTGTTTTGCAGTTGAAAGAAAGGTTGCAGCTGCTTACTTTAGGTATTGGTGGCGTCGGGGTGGTTTCTGCTTATGTTTCATACACTCCTGAAATTGCTGCGAGGTATGCTTTTTCTTGGACGAGTTAGATTGAATTCACTTTTGATTAGCGCTTCTCATATATGATGTTTGTTCATTTTGTATCTGAAACTAAGCTTGGCTATTTATTTCTAGACAAACTTGGGATGTGGCCTTCTTTGTTACCGATTGTCAGGATTAGTTTGCGTCTTGTTGATTCTATCTCCAAAGTGCTGCCTTGCATGCTACACTAATATCAGTTACTCTTCAGCTTTAGTGCAGGGCTGATTGGATCTCTGGTGTATCTCCGCATGCTTGGAACCAGTGTGGATTCTTTAGCGGGTGGAACTAAAGCAGCTGCCAAGTATATACTTCTAGCTGTTTCTCTTACAAATTGGATTTGGATTTACCTCGATAAGCTTTAATAATACTTATACTTAAAACAGTGCTCACACTTCGTTTAGTTTGGGAGAGCTACACTGCTAAATCTTAATTATGATCTCATTTATAACATTGCACTCTGTGGTCAAAATTGAAGGCTTTCATAGCCCATCTGTTAGATAGATAGACAAACCTGCAAGCAAAGGTATCTTTCTTATTTGAAGATATTTCAGACAAACCATTCTAGTCTTGACTTGCACCAAAGTTTGCCTAGCCTGTCCAGACCTGGTTCTGTTTTCACCTATGTAACACTGGCAGCTCATGATTCACGAAGACAAATATGAGCAGTTCAGGTCCTTCCATTCAAGTTCTTTATATTGCTAATCTGCCTTCAGCCGTAGGTTTAGTCAAAACAAAGATTAGAGAAAAACTAATGGTCATCATCTGAATCATGATCCCTAAGTATGAATTATTCAATGGACACTCCATTCATTATATGACGTATGTCGATCACCTTTGGTTATTTCTAAAAAACATACTTACAGCATATTTTGACTGCGTTTAGAAAATGCTAGGTAACTGCTGGTACTTGTCTACTTGCTTGTAATACATGTAACATCTAAATTTTCTGGAATGCTTGCAGGGGCGCTGCGGCACAGCCAAGATTGCTTATTCCAATGGTTCTTGTGATGATGTACAATCGATGGAATGCGTAAGTAGATCAAGTCTTTTAAAATACTTCCTCTGCCTCTTGaactgcaaaaacgtcttatatttagAGGCAGAGGGAGTATTTTCTGCTGAAATATTTTCGTAATATgtcaaacaaacaaaaaaaaaactTACATGCATGTTTGCCTTTGCTTTTTCTGATGCAGGATACTGGTTCCAGAGTACGGCTTCATGCACCTGGAGTTGATACCCATGCTCGTTGGGTTCTTTACCTACAAGATTGCTATGTTTACTCAAGCGATTCAGGAATCAGTACCTGATGTTGGAAACCGCGAAGTTTGAACACTGTTTTGGCTAATAGAAAAACAAAGAGAAGGTTGTTGTTGCCCTATCCTTTCTTCACCATGATTTCAAAGTTGCCACCAGTGCAACTCTTCTGACAAATTGAAGGATCTTAAAGATTTATTCATGCTCATCCTTCCCTTTAAGCAGCATAACTGTAGGCATGCATGAGTTTACACGTCTGAAATGAAGTAACTTGATTCTGTTTAATGCCGATCCCATTCATGTTATTTTTTACAGGTCTTATTAAAGGTTTTAGAAGAGTCTAATCTGGGGCCTGGAGATGCCGCCAGGTACGTAGATGAGATGCACGCTGAGGCTGAGGATACTGTCTGAACATATTACCAACATTCCGCGGAGAAAGTTTACTTTGTTGACTGTACAAAAGGGAGTTGGCCAACACAAATTCAAGTTCCGTGTAGTGTACACCTTTGAACTTTTGGTGCACTAACCCCGACTCCTATGGTTGAGCTGGCATCTAACATTATTTACGCAAGGAGGTCGGCAGGATTCGGATCAGTACAGAATGTAAATAGCGCGGTCTGTCAATATACTAGCTCGGGAAGCTCTATATTTTACAAAGTGCTAAAAGAAATCGATATATTTCCATTGACCCTGTTCAAATGCCGCACTGGAACGCGGTCTGCGTGTGTTGTGTGGTGAGTTTAATACACCACACCATGTGATGATAATGCACCGGTGGTGGGGGACTTTTGTTTAGCGATGACATGAATACGATGCCTATCGTTGACAACGAGAAGAAGAACAAGTAAAGAAACCGACACTATGCCATCACTAACGGGAATGGCTAAAAGTGGAAGTGATGGAGCTTGCCTGTTTGTTGGGATAATGCGGACCTTCTCAGGAGTAGTAGATGCCTCCTTCCTTCCTGCTAGATGGTGTAGATTCCTCTGGCCCCCTGCGTTGATGCCATTGGCATTCTTCAAGTGGTACTTTATTTACAAGATCGCCCCACCAACCACGTATGCATTCCACTTAAGCTGCGCATCTACAGCAACTCAACTCaatagcgagtgtgtgtgtgtgtgtcaccGGTTCCACGTGATCCATTGAAATTGAATGGTCCCTCCCTGCGCTGCGCTGCACTGCATCTAATAACTGAATGCTGCAGAGGAGAAACGTGGGGCGGCAAAAGGGAGGAAGAGAgaagatcatcatcatcatcatcatcatcattgccACGGCTCACAAGGAAGGAAGTACATTCATTTCAACTAAGTACGAGTATTTTTTGTTTCCTTTTCCTCTCTTCCATTCGTATTGCTGGCCGTGGCCGTATCCTTGCGGCCACCGAAAAGAATCCTAAAATGGTATCGAAATGGAACCTACATCGATcaataataatagtaataataataaatcccCCCAAAAAACAAAAGAGCCAAAAGGTGGACGGGTGATGGTCGCGGTGCCTCCGACGCGTCGGCCCGGAAGCTGCGGAGGAGGGACGGAGCATTTGCTCTTGCTCCACCACGCCGCGGGCACGCGCCTACGACCGCGAGTCAACGCTCTCCGCTGCCGCCCCTTCCTCGGAGGCGGAGGCGGTGGCCGAGGCCGCGGCGGCGGCCGATCGGGCGCTGGGCCGGGGCCTGCGGCGGCCCGGGGACGCGGTGGCGACGCGGCGGAGCGCGCCGCCGGCCGTCCAGTAGCGGCGGCAGGCGCGGCAGAGGTGGCGCGGCTGCCGCACGTTGTAGTTGTTGAAGTAGCAGAACTTGGTCTCCCTGCTCCCGCACCGCGGGCATGGCAACGGCTCGCCCCCGACCGCGGCCTGCTGCGTCGTCgacgggggaggaggaggaggaggaggcggcggcggggccgcGGCGCTCTGTCCCGCGGAGATGGGGGTGgaggcgggggcgggggcggaggcggaggcggcgcggtGGGCGTCGGGCTGGATGACCTGGCCGAAGAGCTTGAAGGCGGAGGCGTCGGCGTTGGTGGCGTGGGTGGGGAGGTTCGCCATGGAGGGAGGAGGCAGGGGAGATGGAGGTGGGTGGGAAAGTGCTCCCCTATatagaggaggaggcggcggtggtCATCCCCCCATCCCATCCCCCTTGCTTTTACTCCTCCTTTGCTTAATAAACCTGACTTCTTTGTGTGACATGGGTGATGGCCGGCCCCATGCatggccctctccccctctctctctctgtggaTATTTTCTACCCTTATAATTTTATTTATCTATTTATGTAGTAGTAGTATAAATATTACTTTTTTATATCAGAGTAATAAATACTATACTCCAGTAGTAGAAAACAGTTTGATAAATCTTGGACGGGAGGATATGAATGGAGTCATGGGCGATGCATGGTCACTAGAAAAATCCATGTGGAAGTGCGGCATCATGTGAGTGACGCCCAGGATTTGGCCGGGAGCCTGAGACTGTTCAAAGTACCAATGAGTGCAACTTTCCACGCTTTATCGCATTCCGATCGTGTTGACTTCTAGCGATCTCTTTTTCTCTAGCATATATATTCTTCTTGTCGTTTGACTTTTCAAACTTCTTGTGGTGATCCGCTCATGAGTGGAACGGACTCAACTGATGAAGCAAAAAAATGTGTCTTGGTTGATCCCCTACGCAACAGGGGAGGGAGACGTTGACCCAGATTCTCTTTTTGTTTTGCGCCTGACGTTTCGTCCTCTGCAAAGCAAAAGCAAAAGCAAAGGTGGGGGATTTGTTTGGGTAAtagcatctacaaccggacatgACAAATACGCCTCCTGTATGTCTGCAGCATGTCTACGGACGGTGCCCGATCATATCTCAAATAATAATTTTCATAGTTGAACATGTCAACTATGAAACCTCAAATTCATACAATTACATGCCACGTAAAACCTAATTTCAGCGGAGCTCGTCTGTCTTCGTCGTGCCCATGTGCGGCGGCCAGCTGCGCCTCTCGAAAGTGTTGGTCCGGTTGCTGGCGAGGTAGAGTAGGACATGTGACACGCACCGGCTAATGAGGCTCGAGGTGATGTTGTCTCCCTACTCTTCCTCATCGGAGCCCGTCGCTTGCACGTCACCGATGGATGTGAGGTCGATGACAATCCATTGTGGTCGTAGGTCACGTCCACCATGATGCGGCTATGGCGCCCGGGGTTGCAGGCCACGGCCACTGGCTAGCCGTCTCGGCGCCGGAGTGTGCGACTCCGCCTCGTCGATGTCATCCGCGAGGGTTGCCGCGGCTTCCCGCGCCCTCTGCCTCGCACGGAGAGCACACCGCATCATACACTCAGCGGACGAGTTACGGATGACCACGTCGTCAGCGCGTCAATGAAGGGGTTGCAC from Triticum urartu cultivar G1812 chromosome 3, Tu2.1, whole genome shotgun sequence encodes:
- the LOC125544594 gene encoding dof zinc finger protein 5-like, which gives rise to MANLPTHATNADASAFKLFGQVIQPDAHRAASASAPAPASTPISAGQSAAAPPPPPPPPPPPSTTQQAAVGGEPLPCPRCGSRETKFCYFNNYNVRQPRHLCRACRRYWTAGGALRRVATASPGRRRPRPSARSAAAAASATASASEEGAAAESVDSRS
- the LOC125544593 gene encoding protein CONSERVED ONLY IN THE GREEN LINEAGE 160, chloroplastic-like — protein: MSLLAVVTSRAAAVRPLRASAASGEAAAAAADQPGERRPVKIILPKKKPQKWSTGMEPGSYGGGPTTIKPRKYWMGKEDRDPIGNTDDFIWNKNFLPHMERVIANGGTDTPATIPRVTPADEDSGFLSFNRAMDLDSVDVDLSKELMAPAKSILQTQLKAARRGRSTSVEAVNRPTYIRWKLAPTRREQEQWDRATRATTGGIDVILRESQQKVQLKGDPKVVAAEAREQYLKLKERLQLLTLGIGGVGVVSAYVSYTPEIAASFSAGLIGSLVYLRMLGTSVDSLAGGTKAAAKGAAAQPRLLIPMVLVMMYNRWNAILVPEYGFMHLELIPMLVGFFTYKIAMFTQAIQESVPDVGNREV